Proteins from a single region of Bacteroidia bacterium:
- a CDS encoding type B 50S ribosomal protein L31, with product MKKDIHPDYHFVVFWDMSSDYKFLTRSTATSRETIVWEDGNTYPVVKIDISSKSHPFYTGKKVIVDTAGRVDKFLKRYNKKK from the coding sequence ATGAAAAAAGACATTCATCCTGACTATCATTTTGTTGTATTTTGGGACATGTCCAGCGATTATAAGTTCCTAACCCGATCTACAGCTACATCTCGAGAAACTATTGTTTGGGAAGATGGGAACACATACCCTGTTGTTAAAATTGATATTTCATCAAAATCCCATCCATTTTACACAGGAAAAAAGGTAATTGTAGACACTGCAGGTCGTGTAGATAAATTTCTCAAACGTTACAACAAGAAAAAATAA